One window from the genome of Pedobacter schmidteae encodes:
- a CDS encoding CocE/NonD family hydrolase: protein MHPFKSLWFALLLLCGTSNLFAQQTDSAYVRQNYTKIERQIPMRDGIKLFTAIYIPKDKDKKYPFLLNRTPYTVSPYGEGNYKTSLGNFPAEMREGFIFVYQDVRGKWMSEGDFEDIRPHVAHKKSKKDIDESSDTYDTIDWLIKNIKPNNGKVGMYGISYPGFYASTALPGAHPALKAVSPQAPVTDWFIGDDFHHNGALFLGDVFSFMSTFGVPRPKPITPDKGPKGFKFPIADNYRFYLEAGSVKNLKEKYVGNNNKFWNDLFAHPNLDTFWRARSIQQHFKQIKPAVMVVGGFFDAEDAYGTFATYKSIEKQNPGASNILVAGPWYHGGWVRGDGSSFGDIQFGQPTSTYYQENFELPFFKYHLKDEGTFNPAEANIFVTGSNEWKKFSAWPPQETESRTLYLQPNGKLGFDKVGRTDSWDEYVSDPNSPVPYQAGVQARRTREYMIDDQRFAARRPDVKVYQTDILTEDLTLAGPVLANLAVSTTGTDADYVVKLIDVYPEDSPAPNSNPGNIIMGGYQMLVRGEIMRGKYRNSFEKPEPFVPGMVTKVNYALPDVAHTFKKGHRIMVQVQNSWFPLADRNPQKFMDIYQADPSDFQKATHRIFHDVNNASALTLTVLKP, encoded by the coding sequence ATGCACCCTTTTAAATCTTTGTGGTTTGCCCTGTTGCTGCTTTGCGGCACTTCCAATCTATTTGCACAACAAACCGACTCGGCTTATGTAAGGCAAAATTATACCAAAATAGAAAGGCAAATCCCGATGCGGGATGGTATCAAACTTTTTACAGCCATTTACATCCCTAAGGATAAAGATAAAAAGTACCCTTTCCTGCTCAATCGCACGCCTTATACCGTTTCGCCATATGGCGAAGGGAACTACAAAACCAGCCTGGGCAACTTTCCTGCAGAGATGCGTGAAGGTTTTATTTTTGTATACCAGGATGTAAGGGGCAAGTGGATGAGTGAAGGCGATTTTGAGGACATCCGGCCACATGTAGCACATAAAAAGAGCAAAAAAGATATTGACGAAAGCTCGGATACTTATGATACCATCGACTGGCTGATTAAAAACATTAAGCCCAACAATGGAAAAGTAGGGATGTATGGTATTTCCTACCCGGGTTTTTATGCAAGCACGGCGTTGCCTGGTGCACACCCAGCACTAAAAGCCGTTTCGCCCCAGGCGCCGGTTACCGATTGGTTTATAGGCGACGACTTTCACCATAACGGAGCGCTATTTTTGGGCGATGTATTCAGTTTTATGAGCACTTTTGGCGTACCACGGCCAAAGCCAATAACGCCTGATAAAGGCCCTAAAGGGTTTAAGTTTCCTATTGCCGATAACTACCGCTTTTACCTGGAGGCCGGCTCTGTTAAAAATTTGAAGGAAAAGTATGTGGGCAACAACAATAAATTCTGGAACGATCTTTTCGCCCATCCCAATCTGGATACATTTTGGCGCGCCAGAAGTATACAACAACATTTTAAACAAATCAAACCGGCTGTAATGGTAGTTGGTGGTTTCTTCGATGCCGAAGATGCTTACGGTACTTTTGCCACGTACAAATCCATTGAAAAGCAAAACCCGGGTGCCAGCAATATCCTTGTGGCCGGTCCATGGTACCATGGCGGCTGGGTACGTGGCGACGGTAGCAGCTTTGGTGACATCCAGTTTGGGCAGCCTACCAGCACCTACTACCAGGAGAATTTTGAGCTTCCTTTTTTCAAATATCACCTAAAGGACGAAGGAACTTTTAACCCTGCTGAAGCCAACATTTTTGTAACGGGCAGCAATGAATGGAAAAAATTTAGCGCATGGCCTCCGCAGGAAACGGAAAGCAGAACTTTATACCTGCAGCCAAATGGCAAGCTGGGCTTTGATAAAGTTGGCCGTACCGATAGCTGGGATGAGTACGTGAGCGACCCCAACAGTCCGGTTCCTTATCAGGCCGGCGTACAAGCCAGAAGAACCCGCGAATACATGATCGACGATCAGCGTTTTGCCGCCCGCAGGCCTGATGTGAAAGTATACCAGACCGATATTTTGACAGAAGACCTTACCCTGGCCGGCCCCGTACTGGCCAACCTGGCGGTTTCTACTACCGGCACCGATGCCGATTATGTGGTGAAACTGATAGACGTTTATCCCGAAGATAGCCCTGCACCCAATTCTAACCCGGGCAATATCATTATGGGTGGTTACCAGATGCTGGTACGTGGCGAAATCATGCGGGGCAAATACCGCAACAGCTTTGAAAAACCTGAACCCTTTGTACCTGGGATGGTTACAAAAGTGAATTACGCCCTGCCCGATGTAGCGCATACCTTTAAAAAGGGGCACCGCATTATGGTGCAGGTGCAAAACTCCTGGTTTCCGCTGGCCGACAGGAATCCGCAGAAATTTATGGACATCTACCAGGCTGACCCTTCCGATTTTCAAAAAGCTACACATCGCATATTCCATGATGTAAACAATGCCTCGGCACTTACCTTAACTGTATTAAAACCATAA
- a CDS encoding M1 family metallopeptidase, with the protein MRTFLYSLLILLTATASVKAQLLQGKKRFSRADSLRGALTPLRSCYDINYYHLDVKVDVQNKFISGSNSFKFTATQNFSKLQFDLFSNLKVEKVMYKGAELPFTREFNAVFVSFPQEIKKGAKESFTVFYAGNPVIARNPPWDGGFIFTKDKAGNPWVSVACQGFGASSWWPNKDHQSDEVDSMMISITVPKDLQDVSNGRLRSIVEQPEGYRQYNWFVDNPINNYNVTLYIGKYAHWTDVYAGEKGNLTLDYWALKTDSTLARPHWDADVKPMLKSFEHWFGPYPFYEDGYKLVQAPHLGMEHQSAVAYGNDFKMGYRGNDLSGSGWGLKFDFITIHESGHEWFGNNITTKDIADMWVHESFTNYSEALFTESKYGKAASTAYVVGIRANIKNDIPIIGSYDVNQEGSGDMYYKGANMVHTIRQLIGDDEKFRGILRGLNKTFYHKTVTTRQVEDYIISQSGLKLDKVFDQYLRHTRIPVLEYQISKGQLKYRWVADVKDFDMPVKVSLKPGSFSLIYPSAQWKQGSIDSSINNKSFKIASDFYVGSRLAN; encoded by the coding sequence ATGAGAACTTTTCTGTATAGTTTGCTGATTTTGCTGACGGCTACGGCTAGCGTAAAAGCCCAGCTTTTGCAAGGGAAAAAGAGGTTTTCGCGGGCCGATAGTCTGCGTGGTGCATTAACACCGCTCCGCAGCTGCTACGACATCAATTATTACCACCTGGACGTGAAAGTTGATGTTCAAAATAAATTCATCAGCGGAAGCAATTCCTTTAAGTTTACCGCTACCCAAAACTTCAGCAAGCTGCAGTTCGACCTGTTTAGCAATCTTAAAGTAGAGAAAGTGATGTACAAAGGGGCCGAACTTCCATTCACACGTGAGTTTAATGCCGTATTTGTCAGCTTTCCACAGGAAATAAAAAAAGGCGCCAAAGAAAGTTTTACAGTGTTTTATGCGGGCAATCCCGTTATTGCCCGAAACCCGCCCTGGGACGGGGGATTTATTTTCACAAAGGACAAAGCCGGCAACCCATGGGTGTCGGTAGCCTGCCAGGGCTTTGGCGCCAGCAGCTGGTGGCCCAATAAAGACCACCAAAGCGATGAAGTGGACAGTATGATGATCAGCATTACCGTACCAAAAGACCTGCAGGATGTTTCCAATGGCCGGCTCAGAAGTATAGTAGAGCAACCTGAGGGCTACAGGCAATACAACTGGTTTGTGGACAATCCGATCAACAATTATAATGTGACCTTATACATTGGCAAATATGCACACTGGACAGATGTTTATGCGGGTGAAAAAGGCAACCTGACTTTGGATTATTGGGCTTTGAAGACCGACAGTACCCTTGCCCGCCCACACTGGGATGCGGATGTAAAACCCATGCTCAAATCTTTTGAACACTGGTTTGGCCCCTACCCTTTTTATGAAGACGGCTATAAACTGGTGCAGGCACCACACCTGGGCATGGAGCATCAAAGCGCCGTAGCCTATGGCAATGATTTTAAAATGGGCTATCGTGGTAACGACTTATCCGGTTCGGGCTGGGGCCTGAAATTTGATTTCATTACCATACACGAAAGCGGACACGAGTGGTTTGGCAACAACATTACCACCAAAGACATAGCCGATATGTGGGTACACGAAAGTTTCACCAATTATTCGGAGGCCCTGTTTACCGAAAGCAAATATGGCAAGGCCGCTTCAACGGCCTATGTAGTGGGCATAAGGGCCAACATTAAAAACGACATCCCTATTATCGGTAGCTATGATGTAAACCAGGAAGGGTCGGGCGATATGTATTACAAAGGTGCCAATATGGTCCATACCATCCGGCAATTGATAGGCGATGACGAAAAATTCAGGGGCATATTGCGGGGATTAAACAAAACTTTTTACCACAAAACCGTAACCACCCGGCAAGTGGAAGACTACATCATCAGCCAAAGTGGATTGAAACTGGACAAGGTTTTTGATCAGTATCTTCGCCATACCCGTATTCCGGTACTTGAATACCAGATCAGTAAAGGCCAACTAAAATACAGATGGGTTGCCGATGTAAAAGACTTTGACATGCCTGTAAAAGTAAGCCTCAAACCGGGCAGTTTCAGCTTGATCTATCCTTCTGCACAATGGAAGCAAGGTAGCATCGATTCCTCCATCAACAACAAGTCTTTTAAAATAGCATCTGATTTTTACGTCGGAAGCAGGTTGGCTAACTAA
- the lpdA gene encoding dihydrolipoyl dehydrogenase: MQYDVVVIGSGPGGYVGAIRCAQLGLKTAVIEKYKTFGGTCLNVGCIPSKALLDSSEHFHNAAHTFQTHGINLKDLKVDMAQMIARKNDVVAQNTAGIQYLFKKNKIDSFEGVGSFVDKNTIKITKDGKSETITAKNVIIASGSKPTALPFLPIDKKRIITSTEALNITEVPKQMIVIGGGVIGLELGSVYARLGTKVSVIEFMPSIIGTMDAGLGKELQRVLKKSLGMEFFMGHKVTGATTKGKKVTVTATNAKGEAVSFEADYCIVAVGRTAYTEGLGLENIGIKTEERGNKIPVNDHLETTVPGVYAIGDVIKGAMLAHKAEDEGVYVAERIAGQKPHINYNLIPGVVYTWPEVASVGYTEEQLKEKGLAYKAGSFPFKASGRAKASMDTDGFVKVLADASTDEILGVHMIGPRAADMIAEAVVAMEFRASAEDIARICHAHPTYTEAMKEAAMAATENRAIHI; encoded by the coding sequence ATGCAATACGATGTAGTTGTAATTGGCTCGGGCCCGGGCGGTTATGTTGGAGCAATCAGATGCGCCCAATTAGGCTTAAAAACGGCAGTTATAGAAAAATATAAAACTTTTGGCGGTACCTGTTTAAATGTAGGTTGCATCCCTTCAAAAGCCTTGTTAGACTCTTCAGAACACTTTCATAATGCCGCGCATACTTTTCAAACGCATGGCATCAACTTAAAAGATTTAAAAGTTGACATGGCGCAAATGATTGCGCGTAAAAATGATGTAGTAGCTCAAAATACAGCAGGCATACAATACCTGTTTAAAAAGAACAAAATCGATTCATTTGAGGGTGTGGGTTCTTTTGTAGATAAAAACACCATTAAAATTACTAAGGACGGCAAGTCGGAAACGATTACTGCCAAAAATGTAATCATTGCTTCGGGATCGAAACCGACTGCATTGCCTTTTTTACCAATTGATAAAAAACGCATCATCACCTCTACCGAAGCCTTGAACATTACCGAAGTGCCAAAACAAATGATTGTAATTGGCGGTGGGGTAATTGGTTTGGAGCTGGGATCGGTATATGCCCGTTTGGGTACCAAAGTGTCGGTAATTGAATTTATGCCTTCTATTATCGGTACCATGGATGCAGGCCTGGGTAAAGAACTGCAACGTGTATTGAAAAAATCGTTGGGTATGGAGTTCTTTATGGGACATAAAGTTACCGGAGCAACAACCAAAGGTAAAAAAGTAACGGTTACAGCTACCAACGCCAAAGGTGAAGCGGTAAGCTTTGAAGCGGACTACTGCATTGTAGCCGTTGGACGTACCGCTTATACAGAAGGATTGGGCCTGGAAAACATTGGCATCAAAACTGAAGAAAGAGGAAATAAAATTCCTGTAAATGATCATCTGGAGACTACCGTTCCGGGTGTATACGCCATTGGTGATGTAATTAAGGGCGCAATGCTTGCCCATAAAGCAGAAGATGAAGGCGTGTATGTAGCCGAAAGAATTGCCGGACAAAAACCGCATATCAATTATAACCTGATTCCGGGTGTAGTGTATACCTGGCCTGAGGTGGCTTCGGTAGGCTATACCGAAGAGCAGCTGAAGGAAAAAGGATTGGCCTATAAAGCCGGTTCGTTCCCGTTTAAAGCAAGCGGACGGGCCAAAGCAAGCATGGATACCGATGGTTTTGTAAAAGTATTGGCCGATGCCAGTACTGATGAAATTTTAGGTGTACACATGATTGGCCCACGTGCTGCCGATATGATTGCTGAAGCCGTGGTAGCTATGGAGTTCCGTGCATCAGCAGAGGATATTGCCAGAATTTGCCATGCGCATCCAACTTATACAGAAGCCATGAAAGAGGCAGCTATGGCGGCTACCGAAAACAGGGCAATTCATATTTAA
- the odhB gene encoding 2-oxoglutarate dehydrogenase complex dihydrolipoyllysine-residue succinyltransferase codes for MSIEIKVPPVGESITEVVLSRWVKNDGDVVEMDEVIAELESDKATFELTAEQAGTLKTVAAEGDTLAIGAVVCKIEDGGAAAPKAKEEAAPVAEKPAASADKAAAPVAEKSGESYATGTPSPSAGKILAEKGVDPASVKGTGVDGRITKEDALNAQKTAQPAAKAEAPKAAVAAPVAGSRNERVEKMSPLRKTVAKRLVAVKNETAMLTTFNEVNMKPIMDLRGKYKDQFKEKYGVGLGFMSFFTKAVCEALKDFPAVNARIDGESIVFNDFADISIAVSAPKGLVVPIIRNAESMSLAQIEKTVIELATKARDSKLTIEEMTGGTFTITNGGVFGSMMSTPIINAPQSAILGMHNIIERPVAEKGEVVIRPMMYVALSYDHRIIDGRESVGFLVRVKQLLEDPARLLLGV; via the coding sequence ATGAGTATAGAAATAAAAGTTCCGCCAGTAGGCGAGTCAATAACCGAAGTTGTTTTATCCCGCTGGGTGAAAAATGATGGTGATGTAGTAGAAATGGATGAGGTGATTGCTGAATTGGAGTCTGATAAAGCAACCTTTGAATTAACTGCAGAACAAGCCGGAACTTTAAAAACAGTAGCTGCCGAAGGTGATACTTTGGCCATAGGTGCTGTAGTTTGTAAAATTGAGGATGGTGGTGCAGCAGCGCCTAAAGCCAAGGAAGAAGCTGCCCCGGTAGCCGAAAAACCAGCAGCATCTGCCGATAAAGCTGCAGCTCCGGTTGCTGAAAAATCAGGCGAGAGCTATGCAACAGGTACCCCTTCACCGTCGGCAGGTAAAATTCTGGCCGAAAAAGGTGTGGACCCTGCTTCGGTAAAAGGAACCGGCGTTGACGGAAGAATTACCAAAGAAGATGCCCTGAATGCGCAAAAAACTGCTCAGCCTGCGGCTAAAGCAGAAGCACCTAAAGCGGCGGTAGCAGCTCCGGTAGCAGGATCAAGAAACGAACGCGTAGAAAAAATGTCGCCTTTGCGCAAAACCGTAGCGAAACGTCTGGTAGCTGTTAAAAATGAGACAGCCATGCTGACCACCTTTAACGAGGTAAACATGAAGCCAATTATGGACCTGCGCGGAAAATATAAAGATCAGTTTAAAGAAAAATATGGTGTAGGTTTGGGTTTCATGAGTTTCTTTACCAAAGCGGTATGTGAAGCATTGAAAGATTTTCCGGCTGTAAATGCACGTATTGATGGCGAATCGATAGTTTTCAACGATTTTGCTGACATCTCTATTGCAGTTTCGGCTCCTAAAGGCCTGGTGGTTCCAATCATCAGAAATGCAGAAAGCATGAGCCTTGCCCAGATTGAAAAAACGGTTATCGAACTGGCGACTAAAGCCCGCGACAGCAAATTGACTATTGAGGAAATGACTGGTGGTACTTTTACCATTACCAATGGTGGTGTGTTTGGGTCAATGATGTCAACCCCAATTATCAATGCCCCACAATCGGCAATTTTAGGTATGCACAACATTATTGAGCGTCCTGTTGCCGAAAAAGGTGAAGTGGTAATCCGCCCGATGATGTATGTGGCTTTATCGTACGACCACAGAATCATTGACGGTCGTGAATCGGTTGGCTTCCTGGTAAGGGTTAAACAATTACTGGAAGATCCGGCAAGATTGCTTTTAGGCGTATAA
- a CDS encoding efflux RND transporter permease subunit: protein MKITDISIKRPSLVIVVFTALTLLGLLSYFSLGYELLPKFSNNVVSISTIYPGASPAEVENTVTKKIEDAVSSMENIKKINAVSFESLSTVTITLTDAANIDISLNDAQRKVNAILSDLPEDVKTPSLSKFSLDDLPVITMSASAKMDDVSFYDLIDQRIAPVISRVNGIAQVNLIGGSEREIQVSLDADKLQGYGLAVPQVQQMILTSNLDFPTGSVKTENQDVLIRLSGKYRNLDELRNLVLTTSKTGAQIRLRDVADVQDSQKETEKIARIDRKGAIAIQIIKQSDANAVEVSKGVHKIIEKLKTEYAANNLDIKIVNDSSIFTLESADAVIHDLMLAVVLVAFVMLFFLHSLRNALIVMVSIPASLIATFIGISLFGFTLNLMSLLGLSLVVGILVDDAIVVLENIQRHMEMGKNKVRAASDATREIGFTVVSITLVIVVVFFPIAVSTGLVSNILRQFCVVVIIATMLSLLASFTIVPLLFSRYGKLERIEGKNMFGRFILWFEKQLRRFTLWVTDILNWCLSHKRRTVLAVVILFIASVWLAVAGFIGSEFFPKSDKGEFLIQIELPKDAPLEQTNFYTQRAEAFLNKQPEITQLITTVGQASGDFGGTQATAYKSEINVKLVDRKEREGVSSDIFATKMSRALSKELVGAKVKTVPISILGIAENAPIQLIVMGSDLDSALKYAEGAQKVLAKVPGATEIKLSVEKGTPEINVQVDRDKMSAVGLTLQTVGATMQTAFAGNTDGKYRKGEYEYDINIQYQNFNRKNVDDVRNLIFVNDKGAQIKLSQFATITEGSGPSQLERLNKSTSVSVKAQSIGRPTGTVVADFQKRLEKMQETGELKAPIGVSYTWGGDQENQAEGFGTLGIALMASIILVYLIMVALYDSFVYPFVVMFSLPLALIGAFLALALTNNSIGIFTILGFIMLMGLVAKNAIILVDFTNHMKAEGRSTREALILANHARLRPILMTTIAMIFGMLPIALASGAGAEWKNGLAWVIVGGLTSSLFLTLIVVPVVYLIFDIILEKLGFNKKGKTIDELLEEPYDHKDVLEYDLDHGH, encoded by the coding sequence ATGAAGATAACTGATATTTCTATAAAACGGCCCTCCCTGGTAATTGTAGTCTTTACTGCACTTACCTTACTAGGGCTATTGAGTTACTTTTCGTTGGGCTATGAGTTATTACCAAAATTCTCCAACAACGTAGTATCTATTTCAACCATCTATCCCGGCGCTTCACCTGCCGAGGTAGAAAATACCGTAACCAAGAAAATTGAGGATGCGGTATCCTCCATGGAAAACATCAAAAAAATAAACGCAGTTTCATTTGAGAGTTTATCCACTGTAACCATTACCCTAACCGATGCGGCCAATATCGACATTTCGTTAAATGATGCGCAGCGTAAGGTAAATGCCATCCTTTCCGACCTGCCCGAAGATGTGAAAACACCTTCATTAAGTAAGTTCTCATTGGATGATTTACCGGTAATTACCATGTCTGCTTCGGCAAAAATGGACGATGTGAGCTTTTACGATCTCATCGATCAGCGTATTGCCCCGGTAATTTCCAGGGTTAATGGTATTGCCCAGGTCAACCTTATTGGTGGTTCTGAAAGGGAAATTCAGGTTTCTCTGGATGCCGACAAATTACAGGGATATGGGCTTGCGGTACCTCAGGTACAACAAATGATCTTAACGTCTAACTTAGACTTCCCTACCGGAAGTGTTAAAACAGAAAATCAGGACGTTTTAATTCGTTTATCCGGTAAATACAGAAACCTGGATGAATTGAGAAACCTGGTTTTAACAACTTCCAAAACAGGCGCTCAAATCCGTTTACGTGATGTTGCCGATGTACAGGATTCTCAGAAAGAAACGGAAAAAATTGCCCGTATCGACAGAAAAGGTGCAATTGCCATCCAAATCATCAAACAAAGTGATGCCAACGCAGTAGAAGTAAGTAAAGGTGTACATAAAATCATCGAAAAACTTAAAACAGAATATGCTGCCAATAACCTGGATATTAAAATCGTTAACGACAGCTCTATCTTTACTTTAGAATCAGCAGATGCCGTTATCCACGATTTAATGCTTGCCGTTGTATTGGTGGCCTTTGTGATGCTTTTCTTCCTGCACAGCTTAAGAAACGCATTAATTGTAATGGTATCCATCCCGGCCTCATTAATTGCAACCTTTATTGGTATCAGTTTATTCGGCTTTACGTTAAACCTGATGTCTTTACTGGGGCTATCGCTTGTGGTAGGTATCCTGGTGGATGATGCGATTGTGGTATTGGAAAATATCCAGCGCCACATGGAGATGGGTAAAAACAAAGTAAGGGCAGCTTCTGATGCGACAAGGGAAATTGGTTTTACCGTTGTATCTATTACCCTCGTAATTGTGGTGGTGTTCTTCCCTATTGCGGTAAGTACCGGTTTGGTATCCAATATCCTTCGCCAGTTCTGTGTGGTGGTAATTATTGCAACCATGCTATCCTTGCTGGCCTCGTTTACCATTGTACCTTTATTGTTCTCCAGATACGGTAAGCTAGAGCGTATTGAAGGCAAAAACATGTTTGGCCGCTTTATCCTTTGGTTCGAAAAACAATTGAGAAGGTTTACTTTATGGGTAACCGATATCCTGAACTGGTGTTTGAGCCATAAAAGACGTACCGTTCTTGCAGTAGTGATATTGTTTATTGCCTCTGTATGGCTGGCTGTTGCCGGTTTTATCGGATCGGAGTTTTTCCCTAAATCTGACAAAGGAGAGTTCTTAATTCAGATTGAGTTACCGAAAGATGCGCCTTTAGAGCAGACCAACTTTTACACACAACGTGCGGAAGCATTTCTAAATAAGCAACCCGAAATTACCCAATTGATTACCACAGTGGGTCAGGCCAGTGGCGATTTCGGAGGAACTCAGGCTACTGCATACAAATCGGAAATCAACGTAAAACTGGTGGACCGCAAAGAACGTGAAGGTGTATCGTCGGATATTTTTGCTACCAAAATGAGCCGTGCCCTTTCCAAAGAGCTGGTAGGAGCAAAAGTGAAGACCGTACCGATCAGTATTTTGGGTATTGCCGAAAATGCGCCTATACAGTTAATTGTTATGGGTTCCGACCTGGATAGCGCTTTAAAATATGCCGAAGGTGCACAAAAAGTACTGGCAAAAGTTCCGGGTGCTACCGAGATCAAATTGTCTGTAGAAAAAGGAACACCAGAGATCAATGTTCAGGTTGACCGTGATAAAATGTCGGCTGTTGGTTTAACCCTGCAAACTGTGGGTGCCACCATGCAAACCGCTTTTGCCGGTAACACCGATGGTAAATACAGAAAAGGTGAGTACGAGTACGACATCAATATCCAGTACCAGAATTTCAACAGAAAAAATGTGGATGATGTACGTAACCTGATTTTTGTAAATGATAAGGGCGCACAGATTAAGCTGTCGCAGTTTGCCACTATTACCGAAGGTTCAGGACCAAGTCAGCTGGAGCGTTTAAATAAATCAACTTCAGTATCTGTTAAAGCACAATCTATTGGTAGGCCAACAGGTACAGTAGTTGCCGATTTTCAAAAGAGATTGGAAAAAATGCAAGAAACCGGTGAGCTGAAAGCACCTATAGGGGTGAGTTATACCTGGGGTGGCGATCAGGAAAACCAGGCCGAAGGTTTTGGTACTTTAGGTATCGCCCTGATGGCTTCTATTATCCTGGTTTATCTGATTATGGTGGCCTTGTATGATAGTTTTGTGTATCCTTTTGTGGTGATGTTCTCGCTGCCACTGGCCTTAATCGGGGCTTTCCTGGCACTGGCATTAACCAACAACTCTATCGGTATCTTTACCATTTTAGGTTTCATCATGTTGATGGGTCTGGTAGCTAAGAATGCGATTATTCTGGTCGATTTTACCAACCACATGAAAGCAGAAGGCCGCTCGACCAGAGAAGCATTAATTTTGGCCAACCACGCGCGTTTGCGTCCGATCCTGATGACCACCATCGCCATGATTTTTGGTATGCTTCCTATTGCCCTGGCAAGTGGAGCAGGTGCCGAGTGGAAAAATGGTTTGGCATGGGTTATTGTGGGCGGATTAACCAGTTCGCTATTCTTAACCCTGATTGTTGTACCGGTGGTTTACCTGATTTTCGATATCATATTGGAAAAACTAGGCTTCAACAAAAAAGGTAAAACAATTGATGAATTGCTGGAAGAACCATACGATCATAAAGACGTTTTAGAATATGACCTTGATCATGGTCACTAA
- a CDS encoding DUF2490 domain-containing protein produces MKRLICTAPLFFLFMLNGFAQTQNQNSGWLFLLNSTRINDKWGVHLDVQLRTADNWDGVRNFLFRPGATYYINKNSNATLGYLLANTYSKQNGVAGSTLTEHRIWEQYILTHKIKPVFMQHRFRLEQRFIETAGDDIFAQRFRYFFRAILPLTPAEVSFVKGPFVALQNELFFNIQNKNKLNGELFDQNRAYGAVGYRFSKQFDIEAGYLNQFVNGAAGNTMNNVVQLAVYTRF; encoded by the coding sequence ATGAAACGTTTAATTTGTACCGCTCCGTTATTTTTTCTTTTTATGCTGAATGGTTTTGCACAAACTCAAAACCAAAATTCAGGCTGGCTCTTTTTGTTGAACAGTACCCGTATTAACGATAAATGGGGTGTACACCTGGACGTACAGTTGCGAACAGCAGACAATTGGGATGGCGTAAGAAATTTTCTGTTCCGGCCAGGCGCTACCTATTACATCAATAAAAATAGTAATGCAACCCTGGGATACCTGCTGGCCAATACCTATTCCAAACAAAATGGCGTTGCAGGCAGTACCCTTACCGAACACCGCATCTGGGAACAATATATTCTGACGCATAAAATAAAGCCTGTTTTTATGCAGCACCGTTTCAGGCTGGAACAACGCTTTATAGAAACGGCTGGCGATGATATTTTTGCTCAGCGCTTCAGGTACTTTTTCAGGGCTATACTTCCTTTAACACCTGCTGAAGTTAGTTTTGTGAAAGGGCCATTTGTAGCCTTGCAAAATGAATTGTTCTTCAACATTCAGAACAAAAATAAACTGAATGGTGAGCTGTTTGATCAAAACAGGGCTTATGGTGCTGTAGGATATCGCTTTAGCAAACAATTTGACATAGAGGCGGGCTACCTGAACCAGTTTGTAAACGGAGCTGCCGGCAATACCATGAACAATGTGGTACAGCTGGCCGTATACACCCGGTTTTAG